In Candidatus Saccharibacteria bacterium, the genomic window GGGTAATTCAGGCGATTTGATCATTCATATTCAAGTTCGTCCAGACAAGCACTTCCAAAGGAGAGGGTCAGATATCGTTTCAGAATTAGAGATTGGGATGGTAGAGGCGGCTCTCGGTAAGGAAATAGAGATCGATGGAGTCTATGGTAAGGAAAGGGTAAGTGTTCCAGCCGGGACTCAGCCAAATGCCATCTTGAGAGTTAGGGGGAAGGGAATAGATCACGGTCATCTCAAAGGGGATCATTTGGTGGTGATAAGTGTAATAATTCCTAAAAAACTATCAAAAACTCAGAAGGAATTATTGGAAAAGTTTTCAAAGACTAGGGGTCGATTGTTCTAAAAACCAATAATAGGCACAACAAGCAGATAGGAGCTTGATGCAATATTCCTATTGCTAGACTACCAGCAATTCTTTTTAGGCATAGAGTGCGAGTATTATTAAGAATAATGAGGATAGCGCGAAAGAGAAGCAAGCTTGATTAGTTTCATGATAAAATAATCTTATGCTTAATCAGTTGATTGATCTTGTATCTTATCGTTTATTAGGGGCTACTTGCGGTGGCGTAGAGGTTAGTAGCTTCTTTGATCAGTTTTGTAAAAGTAGTGATGCCAAGGGTATAGACCTAGTCTATGTCATAGTCGGCAATTTAGCGAATATATTGATTGTAATTACAGTAGCTGCTGCTGTGCCAATAATCATGTTATCTGGTATTCAGATCATGCTTGGTGGTGTTAGTCCAGAACAGATTAAACAAGCAAAAAAAAGAATTACCAATATACTAACGGCATTATTCGGGGTGGTAGGATTTAATGTGGTTATAGATTTGTTGAGTGTGGAGGGGCCAATTTTTCAAGGAGTAGATTTTAATGATGGCAATCTAGTATCGATCTCTAGAGCAATTATTACAAATATTGTAGCTGTATTAACTGGAATCATTGGGGTTGTATCAGTCTATATGTTTATTACGGCTGGAATTAAGATGTTGACTTCGAGTGGTAATCCAAAGGCAATTGAGTCTGCCAAGAATACAATCTTGTATGCAATTATTGGTATGGCCGTAGCACTGTTTGCGGGAATAATTGTCAGGGTAGTTATAAGTGATATTGGAAAGATTGAGGTAGGATGGTCAAGATATTAATCTTGGGCTTCCAGCACCATGCTGTAGATTATGGTAAAATTGTAAATAGAATTAAAGTAGATAATTATGGATAAGATCAAGATAGATTCAATCAACGGTGCACCAGAAAATACAAATGATTTTTTTGCAAGATCAAGTAATGTAGTTGAGTTAATCTTAGTAATGGTTGGGATTGTAGCTGTATTAGTCGTAATGTACAACGGATTAATGATTATCATCGGGGGCAGTGATCCAAAAAAGATTGAGAAGCATATCCAGGGGCTAATTTGGGCTGCAATTGGGTTGGCGGTGGTGCTGATGTCGTATGCTTTGGTCAACTTTGTTATTGCTGGGTTTACCCCCCCTAGTAGCTAGGGCTTTGTTTTGATAGGTATTAAACCTAAGTTGATCATCTATGATGGCCATGCCTTACTCCATCGAAGTTTTCATGCTTTGCCAAATCTCAAGGATAAATCTGGTAGGCCTACAGGTGCAATTTATGGAGTAGCTAGAACAATTCTCGAGACAAATCAAAAGTATCAAGCCAATTATTGTATAGTAGCCTGGGATCAACCTGGACCAACTTTTCGCAATCAGGTATACCCTGAGTATAAGGCCAACCGTCAAGTACCGGATCAAGATTTAGTAGACCAGATAACTACTAGCCAAGAAGTTCTAGAAGGCTTGGGATTTCGGGTAATTGGCCTAAATGACTATGAAGCTGATGATTTAGTGGGCTCAATTGCTAGTCAGTATCAGGATAACTATCGGGTCTTAATTGTTACTGGAGACAGGGATCAATTGCAGTTACTGGGCCAAGATGTTGAGGTTTTATTACTAAGAACTTTTGGCAAGGATAAAATTTATACCAAAGAACTTTTTATAGAAGAATATGGATTTAGCCCCATTCATTTAATAGACTACAAGGCTCTTGCAGGAGACAATAGTGATAATATTCCTGGCGTACCAGGGATTGGTGATAAATCAGCTCGAGATTTATTGACTCAGTATCAAGACCTAGAAGATATTATTAAGCATTTGGAAGATTTAAAACCTAGATGGCAGAAATTAATTGAACAAAATGTCGACCTAGCAAAAACTAGTAAGCATTTAGCAACTATTATTACTAACCTTCATTTAGACTTAGACTTTAATCAGCTGGATTGCAAGCACTATAGTCAGGTTGAAGCTATGCGAGTAATTAAACAATACGATTTACATAGTTTGATTAGGTTGTTACCCCAGGGTCAAGATTTGCCAGAAGATGACTCTAGCGTGGATTCAAGTATCTATAGTTTATCGGAAGGTTTTGAAGATAAGATCAAGGGTCAACAGCTTCAGGGTTTGGAGCAAAGCGATTTTGATCTTGTCAAGCTTGTTAATACTAATAGTTTACCAAGCTCGGGCTATCTAGTCGGTAATCAGCTTAAGGCTTTGGTGTTGAAGCCTGATAGCGAGGTAGTTTTGTTTGATCTATCATTGGCTAGTCAGATTATTGAGAGAAATTTTAGCTCTGATCAGATACCAGGGCAATTCGTAGAGGCCTACAAATCAATGAAAAATAGCAATCAGTTGATCGAGCCTAGTTCTCAGGTCAGTTTATTTGGTGAAGAATTTGATTGGTTGAGTGCCGGCTGGGATCTTTGGGAGATGGCCAATAGGATAGAGTGGCCATTGATACCGGTTCTAAAAAAGATGGAAGATTATGGGACAATGCTTGACCTTAAACAGATTGAAAAACAGACAAAGGCCTTGAGGGGACGATTGTCAGAGATCGATCATCAAGCTCAGGATATAGCTGGGGAAGAGTTTAATCTCGGTTCGGTTAAACAGCTTCAAGGAATATTATTTGATAAGCTTAAGATTTCTAGTCAAGGTTTGAAGCGTAATAAAACTGGTATTTCCTTAGCAGCCGACCAGCTTGATAAACTAGAAGGTCAGCACCCCATTATCGATCTAATCAGGGATTATCGGATGATAAGTAAGTTGCTTAATACTTATTTAGAGACTCTGCCCAAGTTGGCTGATAAAGGGGCTAGGGTGCATACTACCTACAATCAAATAGGTGCTCAGACTGGTCGTCTTAGTTCGGTCAATCCAAACTTAATGAACATTCCTACCAGAACAGAACTAGGTAGAGCGGTAAAAAGTTGCTTCATTGCACCAGAGGGCAGGAGACTCATATCGGTTGATTATTCCCAGATAGATTTACGAGTAGCGGCAATACTTAGTCAAGATAAGAATCTATTAGATGCTTTTAGAAATCAGGAAGACATTCATAGACGAACGGCTAGTTTAATATATCAAGTGCCAATTGATCAGGTAACCAATCAGCAGAGGTATCAGGCCAAGGCAATAAACTTTGGAGTTTTGTATGGCATGGGGGCTCATGGTTTAGTACGAACATCAGGGATAGAATATCAGGAAGCAGAAGACTTTATAGAACGATATTTTAGGGCATTGCCCGATCTCAAACTTTATCTTGAGTCAGTCAAGCAGTTTGTCAGAGAGTATCAGTTTGTAGATACATACTTTGGCAGAAGAAGGCATTTCCCAGAAATTAATGCCAAATCCTTTCAATTACGGATGGCATCCGAGAGAGCTGCAATCAATTTGCCAATTCAGGGCACAGTAGCGGACTTGATGAAGTTGGCAATGATAGAGCTGGATCAACAATTACCCAAACAGGCTAGATTGATCATGCAAATTCATGATGAGCTTGTAGTGGAGGTAGATCAAAGTCAAGTAGATCAAGTAGTCAGGCAAGTCAAGCAGATCATGGAAGGTGTTTGGAGTTTTTCAATTCCGCTAAGCGCAGGTGTTAAAGTCGGACAAAATCTCGGTGAAATGATAGAAGTTTCTCACCTTAAAACTTGATCAGATGCCTGAGTTGCCAGAAGTAGAGATTGTCAGAAGAGGTCTTGATAAATATCTTAAGAACCAAAAGATTGTCAGGTGTGAAATCTTAACTCCTAAATCATTCAAGGGGGACGTGGCAATTATAGCAGGTGCCAGAATCCAGCAGTTTGATAGAAAGGGTAAACTACTAATACTAGGCTTGAATAATCATTACTCCCTATTAATACATTTAAGGATGACCGGACAATTGATAATTGTGGGCAAAGATCAACAATGGGGAGCCGGCCATCCCAATGATAGCTTTATTGGTAAAATGCCAGATAGGACTACTAGGGTAGTTATTCAATTCAAGGACTATGCTTTATACTTCAATGATCAAAGAAAATTTGGTTATATCGAACTTTGGCCAACCAATCAATTAATACAACACCCCTTCATTAGTAGGCTAGCTTTGGATATTCTTGATATGTCACGAGAACAATTTCAGACTAACATCTCAAAGAGACCAAAATCAAGCATCAAGTCAGCTTTATTAGATCAAGCTATGGTTGCTGGCATGGGAAACATTTATGTTGATGAGGCTCTAAATGTTGCTGGTATTAGGCCTGATCGTTTGACTTCTAGCCTAAGCCCTGAAGAGACCATTAAGGTCTATCAAGCCTCAATTGCTGTTATCAATCAAGGTATCAATGCAGGTGGGTCTACTAGCAAGAATTATGTCAATGTTGATGGTGGTAGGGGAAAATATCTAGATTTTGCTAGAGTCTATGGTCGAGCTGGACAGAAGTGTAATAATTGTCAGGCAATAATTATCAAGCAAAAACATGCAAGTCGAGGTACTCATTTTTGTCCAAACTGTCAGAGCTGATTAGACCTGTGATACAATACCTATATAATTAAACAAAAAGGATAAAATGCAGAAACGTAATTCAATAGCAGTAGTTTTGTTCTCAGTGTTTACTTTTGGTATTTATAATCTGTATTGGCTAGTTTCTACCAAGGAAGAATTAAATCAAAGAGGTGGTGATGTACCAACGGCTTGGTTAAGTATTATCCCACTAGTAAGTATTTGGTGGACCTGGAAATATTCTCAAGCTGTTCAGTTGGCAACAAAGGATCAGGTTAGTGCTGGAGTCAGTTTTTTATTATTGATACTGATTGGTAATATCGGAAATGGTATCTTACAAAGTTATTATAACGATACAAAATGAAATCTACCAAGCTGAAGCTTGATTTACATCGGGGGGTTGATTCTAAGAACCGGATTAGACTAATAGCGAACTGGAAAATGAATTTGGATATTCGAGAGAGTCTTGAGTATTGTCAGGTGATTGCCCAGGAGCTTGATCAAATTAGTCAGAATCCAGCTCTCGAAATAGTATTAGCACCAAGCACATTAGCTTTGCATTCAGTTCATGAGTATATTACTAGTCATAACCTTATAAACAAGATCAGTCTCGCTAGTCAAAATTTTTATAGTGAGGATAAAGGAGCTTATACTGGAGAAACATCCGTAGGAGCAGTTAGGGGTATGGTTGGTTATGGGATTATTGGACACAGTGAGAGGAGAAGAATTTTTGGCGAAAGTAGACAGCTGATTGCTAGGAAGGTAGCAGCAGCAGTTCGTCACGGCATTACCCCAGTACTTTGTATTGGTGAGACTTTAAAAGAAAAGGAAGATGGTCATACTAAGTCGGTGATTATCGACCAATTATCTAGTGGTCTTGCGATGATTAGTGATAGAGAGGTAGCAGGGCTGATAATTGCTTATGAGCCAGTTTGGGCTATTGGCTCTGGGAAGACTGCCAATAGCGAGGACATTTATTCGGTGATAGATAGTATTTATAACTATTTACTTGCCAATTACGATAGAGTGACAGCCGAGTCTGTCGAATATCTTTACGGTGGTAGTGTAGATGCAAATAATGTCGAGCAATTTGTGGGTGATACTTGCAACGGGGCGTTGATTGGGGGAGCGAGCAATACCCCTGCTGGGT contains:
- a CDS encoding J domain-containing protein; amino-acid sequence: GNSGDLIIHIQVRPDKHFQRRGSDIVSELEIGMVEAALGKEIEIDGVYGKERVSVPAGTQPNAILRVRGKGIDHGHLKGDHLVVISVIIPKKLSKTQKELLEKFSKTRGRLF
- the mutM gene encoding bifunctional DNA-formamidopyrimidine glycosylase/DNA-(apurinic or apyrimidinic site) lyase, which encodes MPELPEVEIVRRGLDKYLKNQKIVRCEILTPKSFKGDVAIIAGARIQQFDRKGKLLILGLNNHYSLLIHLRMTGQLIIVGKDQQWGAGHPNDSFIGKMPDRTTRVVIQFKDYALYFNDQRKFGYIELWPTNQLIQHPFISRLALDILDMSREQFQTNISKRPKSSIKSALLDQAMVAGMGNIYVDEALNVAGIRPDRLTSSLSPEETIKVYQASIAVINQGINAGGSTSKNYVNVDGGRGKYLDFARVYGRAGQKCNNCQAIIIKQKHASRGTHFCPNCQS
- a CDS encoding DUF4234 domain-containing protein — its product is MQKRNSIAVVLFSVFTFGIYNLYWLVSTKEELNQRGGDVPTAWLSIIPLVSIWWTWKYSQAVQLATKDQVSAGVSFLLLILIGNIGNGILQSYYNDTK
- a CDS encoding triose-phosphate isomerase — translated: MKSTKLKLDLHRGVDSKNRIRLIANWKMNLDIRESLEYCQVIAQELDQISQNPALEIVLAPSTLALHSVHEYITSHNLINKISLASQNFYSEDKGAYTGETSVGAVRGMVGYGIIGHSERRRIFGESRQLIARKVAAAVRHGITPVLCIGETLKEKEDGHTKSVIIDQLSSGLAMISDREVAGLIIAYEPVWAIGSGKTANSEDIYSVIDSIYNYLLANYDRVTAESVEYLYGGSVDANNVEQFVGDTCNGALIGGASNTPAGFIEIISKFY